One Nitrospirota bacterium genomic region harbors:
- a CDS encoding type II toxin-antitoxin system HicB family antitoxin: MKEPEFEGYYYARVPALDLTTHGKGVEGALAAAKELTAAWIAEKRAHGEPVPVESQSVVTHIEIPDALLSA; the protein is encoded by the coding sequence GTGAAGGAACCGGAGTTTGAAGGCTACTACTACGCCCGCGTTCCCGCCCTGGATTTGACCACGCATGGGAAAGGCGTTGAGGGCGCTCTGGCCGCTGCGAAAGAATTGACGGCAGCCTGGATTGCGGAAAAGCGCGCGCACGGCGAACCCGTCCCCGTCGAATCCCAGTCAGTCGTCACGCACATCGAGATTCCGGATGCCCTTCTCAGCGCGTGA
- a CDS encoding type II toxin-antitoxin system HicA family toxin, translating to MPFSAREVLAKLLRAGFEEVRQSGSHRILRHPDGRQTYVAMHPGTLPTGAFRKILKQARLTEEQFREL from the coding sequence ATGCCCTTCTCAGCGCGTGAGGTCTTGGCCAAACTCCTCCGAGCCGGCTTTGAAGAAGTCAGACAGTCCGGAAGCCATAGAATCCTGCGCCATCCCGATGGGCGACAAACCTACGTCGCCATGCATCCCGGCACGTTGCCGACCGGAGCGTTCCGAAAGATCCTCAAACAAGCCAGATTGACTGAAGAGCAATTCCGAGAGTTGTAA
- a CDS encoding HEAT repeat domain-containing protein codes for MTPKQIGLNLGGLIVLIGLLAGWYWQSTGARAVPALIESLRQEEPDRRIMGAQALASIGPAAKPAVPALIEQALHDPVEYAGVEAAQALKTIDLPAARRVTAAYLPALADRDPQVRRKACAVLAGLGPVAKPAVPALIAVLQDQDDLVRDRAVRALGSIGIPAGLVLPALTQALQDKAWQIRYAAVTEFAFSTAAPDAALPALTHLLHDENKSTGALAQSAVDRAKRDRQSEVASFTSMLQLGQSRPYVLHQLAKLGPEAAESVPALIPILKDEVALHRYLAAEALGAIGPSAKDSMPALNELLEDDDPVVRDSAAEALKAIAGPVGHAGG; via the coding sequence ATGACGCCGAAACAGATAGGGCTGAACCTCGGCGGGCTGATCGTCCTGATCGGCCTGCTCGCCGGCTGGTACTGGCAGTCCACCGGAGCGCGGGCGGTGCCGGCCCTGATCGAATCGCTTAGGCAGGAAGAGCCGGACCGCCGGATCATGGGCGCCCAGGCGCTGGCCTCCATCGGCCCGGCCGCCAAACCCGCCGTGCCCGCCCTGATCGAGCAGGCCCTCCACGATCCCGTCGAATATGCCGGCGTCGAAGCGGCCCAAGCCCTCAAGACGATTGACCTGCCCGCGGCCAGAAGGGTGACGGCCGCCTATCTCCCCGCCCTCGCGGACCGGGACCCTCAGGTGCGGCGGAAAGCCTGCGCCGTGCTGGCCGGCCTGGGGCCTGTGGCCAAGCCGGCCGTGCCTGCGCTGATCGCCGTGCTGCAGGACCAGGACGATTTGGTCCGGGACCGGGCCGTCCGCGCCCTCGGCAGCATCGGCATCCCGGCCGGCCTCGTGCTGCCCGCCCTCACCCAGGCCCTGCAGGATAAAGCTTGGCAGATCCGCTACGCGGCCGTCACGGAGTTCGCCTTTTCCACCGCGGCGCCCGACGCGGCCCTTCCAGCTCTCACACATCTCTTGCACGACGAGAATAAGAGCACGGGCGCGCTGGCTCAATCCGCCGTGGACCGGGCGAAGCGCGATCGGCAGAGTGAAGTGGCCTCGTTCACGAGCATGTTGCAGCTCGGACAGAGCCGGCCCTACGTCCTCCACCAACTGGCCAAGCTGGGGCCGGAGGCGGCCGAATCGGTGCCGGCGCTGATTCCGATCCTGAAGGACGAGGTCGCCCTGCACCGGTACCTGGCGGCTGAAGCCTTGGGGGCGATCGGACCCTCCGCGAAGGACTCCATGCCGGCTCTGAACGAATTGTTGGAGGACGACGATCCCGTGGTCCGCGACAGCGCCGCCGAGGCCTTGAAGGCCATCGCCGGCCCGGTCGGGCATGCAGGAGGCTGA
- a CDS encoding PilZ domain-containing protein, translating to MEELRKHPRMQVHFAISFAGMQTEGKGTVTDLSLGGCGVECDRSMPKGTRLSLSISAPDEPTPIQVAIGVVQWSLGRRFGLQFLSLSDAARARIQRLVQHPS from the coding sequence ATGGAGGAGCTGCGCAAACATCCGCGGATGCAGGTGCATTTCGCCATTTCATTTGCCGGCATGCAGACGGAGGGGAAGGGAACGGTCACGGACCTCTCCCTGGGAGGGTGCGGAGTCGAGTGCGACCGGAGCATGCCCAAGGGGACGCGCCTGTCCCTGTCCATCAGCGCCCCGGACGAACCGACGCCGATCCAGGTGGCGATCGGCGTGGTCCAATGGTCGCTGGGACGACGGTTCGGTCTGCAGTTCCTCAGCCTGAGCGACGCGGCGAGGGCGCGCATTCAGCGGCTCGTGCAGCATCCATCTTGA